A part of Setaria viridis chromosome 8, Setaria_viridis_v4.0, whole genome shotgun sequence genomic DNA contains:
- the LOC117866421 gene encoding uncharacterized protein isoform X1, whose protein sequence is MLQTLWSTKLLNPAAPWLCSRAPFSQRHHSRKSQSSAAMAEILAGLLTSAVVSIVKDKLAAAIAEQANLLWNFGDGLEDMNSVLEAISAALQDAERRSAKEKLVQLWLKRLKHAALDIADMLEDYQDSSNRLTAKKLGVLSCLPVAHKKIVVATRMKSMREKLRKINKDFRDFKFSEGGICTSIEQHDDDRETSSRLPEEPIIGRNREKQEIINLLSAGTNNDETGIVSIHGLGGMGKSTLAQLIYNDAQFKKYDHRIWVYVSRDFSLKKIGSSIISLIPIEGGQQNRDTLEAINLCLDNLLRGKKVLIVLDDLWEEKDTELGKLRSMLQVGKKGTTIDVIVTTRKEDIARKVSTCTPYKLQPLNDYTCWEIIKRYSRFEDQHYQERLEKIGLDIAKKCGGVALAAQALGYMLQSKDLSGWTEINDSDTWNESFEDNGVVLPSLKLSYERMQPQLRICFSYCAIFPKGHNIAEDDLIHQWIALGFIKPSKGKEYTRQLLGMSFLQVSKLPKTSGDRIERYTMHDLVHDLATLIMGDELIVSNVASKNNKAHSQKYCRYASVTKYDHTTRLSNVLPSKVRALHFSDSGKLDLSCGAFWFAKCLRILDFSGCSGILLPASIGQLKQLTYLSAPRMQNEVLPEFMTELSKLQYLNLNGSSHISALPESMGKLWCLKYLGLSGCSGISKLPGSFGDLKCMMHLDMSGCSRIRELPNSLGNLTNLHHLDLSKCSAVKEIPESLCGLTDLQYLNLSFCRYITRLPEATGSLVNLQYLNMSYCGVRGFPESFKRLCNLLHLDLIQCYIEKGLVAALHGLTALQYLDVSHVRCTKNLEKKDLPVTMRNLTNLKVLKLESFLSWNGFQDINFISTLTNLEHLDLSWNQFEYLPESIGNLKRLHTLNLQNCRTLKSLPQSIGCATGLKSVLLYGCSHKLMDQASSLLHYSLTLPIFKVRADDVSAHSNLHVLEGENAVGELHIVSLENVRLLEEARRLNLLTKQNLLSLKLVWTLDAHRHLDDEDLVGQLVPPMILKDLCLSGYSSPSFPSWLMGISHHLPNLTSIILIDLPTCSNLPPIGQLPYLESLRLSHLPKVSKIDGGICSGKGAFPRLAKFTVTLMDGLEEWNTTCPGEDGVEEFMFPMLDVLEVYDCPKLKLKPCPPKCREFIISGSDQVLSSLEEVQTSSHCCNSTPTTTNLAITFNYHHSFRLFHHFPALQKLDFTFCSNLTSLPEGIQQLSSLQSLELRNCHSISALPEWLSDTSSLEKLVIKDCDSIKSLPACIQHLTNLQQLVIIGRKKELQQWFESEENKAKIAHINIIDLRLA, encoded by the exons ATGCTGCAAACTTTGTGGTCAACTAAACTACTGAACCCTGCTGCACCTTGGCTTTGTTCACGCGCTCCATTCTCACAAAGACACCATTCGCGCAAGTCTCAGAGCTCTGCAGCCATGGCGGAGATCTTAGCTGGATTGCTCACTTCCGCCGTTGTCAGCATCGTGAAAGATAAGCTGGCTGCCGCCATCGCGGAGCAGGCCAATTTGCTTTGGAACTTCGGCGACGGCCTGGAGGACATGAACTCGGTGCTGGAGGCCATCTCAGCGGCGCTCCAGGATGCTGAGAGGCGGTCGGCCAAGGAGAAGTTGGTGCAGCTGTGGCTCAAGCGGCTCAAGCATGCTGCCTTAGACATTGCCGACATGCTCGAAGACTACCAAGACAGTAGCAACCGGTTAACTGCAAAG AAGCTAGGAGTGCTTTCATGTCTACCAGTTGCACACAAGAAGATTGTcgtggctactagaatgaagagcatgagagAAAAACTGAGGAAAATCAACAAGGACTTTCGGGATTTTAAATTCTCAGAGGGTGGCATTTGCACATCTATTGAGCAACATGATGACGATCGTGAAACATCATCACGTTTGCCTGAAGAACCAATAATTGGAAGGAATAGAGAAAAGCAGGAAATCATAAACCTCTTATCCGCAGGTACCAACAATGATGAGACTGGGATTGTTTCTATCCATGGCCTTGGAGGTATGGGCAAGAGTACTTTGGCACAACTAATTTACAATGATGCACAATTCAAGAAGTATGACCATCGTATATGGGTTTATGTGTCCCGGGATTTCAGTCTAAAGAAAATAGGAAGCTCTATAATTTCTCTAATACCAATAGAAGGAGGCCAGCAGAATAGGGATACACTGGAAGCCATAAATCTGTGCCTAGATAACCTACTCCGTGGCAAGAAGGTTCTTATTGTTTTAGATGACTTATGGGAGGAAAAGGACACTGAGTTGGGGAAACTAAGGAGTATGCTTCAGGTGGGCAAGAAGGGCACTACCATCGATGTCATAGTAACCACACGCAAGGAAGACATTGCAAGGAAAGTTTCCACATGTACACCATACAAGCTGCAGCCTTTGAACGATTATACATGCTGGGAAATAATTAAGAGATATAGCAGGTTTGAAGATCAACATTACCAAGAAAGATTAGAGAAGATAGGCTTGGACATTGCAAAGAAATGTGGAGGTGTGGCATTAGCAGCTCAAGCACTTGGATACATGCTACAGTCCAAAGACCTGTCCGGATGGACTGAAATAAACGACAGTGATACCTGGAATGAATCTTTTGAAGATAATGGTGTTGTGCTACCGTCCTTGAAGTTAAGTTACGAAAGGATGCAACCACAGCTAAGGATATGCTTTTCTTATTGTGCCATATTCCCAAAAGGCCATAATATTGCTGAAGATGATTTGATTCACCAATGGATTGCTCTTGGCTTTATCAAGCCATCGAAGGGGAAGGAATACACCAGGCAACTTTTGGGCATGTCCTTCCTTCAAGTTTCAAAGTTGCCCAAG ACTTCGGGAGATCGTATCGAGCGGTACACTATGCACGACCTGGTGCATGATCTAGCAACATTGATCATGGGTGATGAGTTAATTGTTTCTAATGTTGCATCGAAGAATAATAAAGCACATAGCCAGAAATATTGTCGCTATGCATCGGTTACCAAATATGACCACACAACAAGGTTATCCAATGTTTTACCCTCAAAGGTGAGGGCACTTCATTTCTCAGACAGTGGCAAGCTTGATCTCTCTTGTGGGGCATTTTGGTTTGCAAAGTGCTTGCGTATTTTGGATTTTAGTGGATGCTCTGGTATACTGTTGCCAGCCTCTATTGGACAACTGAAGCAGCTGACGTACCTTAGTGCTCCACGAATGCAAAATGAAGTTCTCCCAGAGTTTATGACTGAGCTATCAAAACTGCAGTACCTGAACTTGAATGGATCTTCTCACATTTCTGCACTACCAGAATCAATGGGCAAGCTCTGGTGTCTGAAATATCTGGGTTTGTCAGGTTGTTCTGGCATATCAAAACTGCCAGGATCATTTGGTGATTTAAAATGTATGATGCATCTTGACATGTCAGGTTGTTCTAGGATAAGAGAACTGCCAAATTCACTTGGTAATCTCACAAATTTGCATCATCTTGATTTATCTAAATGTTCCGCTGTCAAGGAAATACCTGAATCTTTGTGTGGCCTCACTGATCTCCAGTATTTGAACTTATCATTTTGCCGTTATATCACACGGCTACCAGAAGCTACAGGCAGCCTGGTCAATCTACAGTATTTAAACATGTCATATTGTGGTGTCAGGGGATTTCCAGAGTCATTTAAGAGGCTCTGTAATTTATTGCATCTAGATTTGATTCAATGCTATATTGAGAAAGGCTTAGTGGCAGCTCTGCATGGCCTCACCGCATTACAATATCTGGATGTGTCACACGTGAGATGCACGAAGAATTTGGAGAAGAAAGATCTACCTGTAACTATGAGAAATCTCACCAATCTTAAGGTTTTGAAATTGGAATCATTCCTATCGTGGAACGGATTTCAGGATATCAATTTTATTAGTACACTTACCAATCTGGAGCATCTGGACCTATCGTGGAACCAATTTGAGTATCTACCAGAAAGTATTGGTAATCTCAAAAGGTTGCATACACTAAATCTCCAGAATTGCAGGACGCTAAAGTCCCTCCCACAGAGTATTGGTTGTGCAACTGGGCTAAAGTCTGTACTGTTGTACGGCTGCTCACACAAATTGATGGATCAGGCCAGTTCTCTATTGCACTATTCACTAACATTACCAATCTTTAAGGTTCGTGCTGATGACGTCAGTGCTCATAGCAATCTGCATGTGCTCGAGGGTGAAAATGCCGTCGGTGAGTTACATATAGTTTCCCTTGAAAACGTACGACTTCTAGAGGAAGCACGGAGACTTAACCTATTGACCAAACAGAATCTTTTGAGCTTGAAACTGGTATGGACCTTGGATGCTCATCGACATTTGGATGACGAGGATTTGGTGGGCCAACTAGTGCCACCAATGATCCTGAAGGACTTGTGTCTAAGCGGTTATAGCAGTCCGAGCTTTCCTAGCTGGCTCATGGGCATTTCTCATCATCTCCCGAATCTTACTTCTATTATATTGATTGATCTGCCTACATGTAGCAACCTACCACCAATTGGACAGTTGCCGTACCTAGAGAGCCTGCGTCTCTCGCATTTACCCAAGGTTTCAAAAATTGACGGGGGTATCTGCAGTGGCAAAGGAGCATTCCCCCGATTGGCAAAGTTCACAGTGACTCTTATGGATGGTTTGGAGGAGTGGAATACAACATGCCCTGGCGAAGATGGTGTGGAGGAGTTCATGTTCCCTATGCTAGATGTACTCGAGGTATATGATTGTCCAAAGTTGAAGTTGAAACCATGCCCACCCAAATGTCGTGAGTTTATAATATCAGGAAGCGACCAAGTTTTATCTTCACTGGAGGAGGTACAAACCAGCAGCCATTGCTGCAACTCTACTCCGACCACCACCAACCTGGCTATCACGTTTAACTATCACCACAGTTTCAGGCTGTTTCACCATTTCCCGGCCCTCCAGAAGTTGGACTTCACCTTCTGTTCAAATCTAACGAGCTTGCCGGAGGGCATACAGCAACTCTCCTCCCTTCAGTCACTCGAGCTGAGAAATTGTCACAGCATATCAGCACTGCCAGAATGGCTGAGCGACACCTCCTCTCTTGAAAAGCTCGTCATCAAGGACTGTGACAGCATCAAGTCTTTGCCTGCATGTATACAGCACCTCACCAACCTCCAGCAGCTAGTTATTATTGGTCGGAAGAAGGAACTGCAGCAATGGTTCGAGTCAGAAGAGAACAAGGCCAAAATCGCACACATTAACATA ATCGATTTAAGATT
- the LOC117866421 gene encoding uncharacterized protein isoform X2 codes for MLQTLWSTKLLNPAAPWLCSRAPFSQRHHSRKSQSSAAMAEILAGLLTSAVVSIVKDKLAAAIAEQANLLWNFGDGLEDMNSVLEAISAALQDAERRSAKEKLVQLWLKRLKHAALDIADMLEDYQDSSNRLTAKKLGVLSCLPVAHKKIVVATRMKSMREKLRKINKDFRDFKFSEGGICTSIEQHDDDRETSSRLPEEPIIGRNREKQEIINLLSAGTNNDETGIVSIHGLGGMGKSTLAQLIYNDAQFKKYDHRIWVYVSRDFSLKKIGSSIISLIPIEGGQQNRDTLEAINLCLDNLLRGKKVLIVLDDLWEEKDTELGKLRSMLQVGKKGTTIDVIVTTRKEDIARKVSTCTPYKLQPLNDYTCWEIIKRYSRFEDQHYQERLEKIGLDIAKKCGGVALAAQALGYMLQSKDLSGWTEINDSDTWNESFEDNGVVLPSLKLSYERMQPQLRICFSYCAIFPKGHNIAEDDLIHQWIALGFIKPSKGKEYTRQLLGMSFLQVSKLPKTSGDRIERYTMHDLVHDLATLIMGDELIVSNVASKNNKAHSQKYCRYASVTKYDHTTRLSNVLPSKVRALHFSDSGKLDLSCGAFWFAKCLRILDFSGCSGILLPASIGQLKQLTYLSAPRMQNEVLPEFMTELSKLQYLNLNGSSHISALPESMGKLWCLKYLGLSGCSGISKLPGSFGDLKCMMHLDMSGCSRIRELPNSLGNLTNLHHLDLSKCSAVKEIPESLCGLTDLQYLNLSFCRYITRLPEATGSLVNLQYLNMSYCGVRGFPESFKRLCNLLHLDLIQCYIEKGLVAALHGLTALQYLDVSHVRCTKNLEKKDLPVTMRNLTNLKVLKLESFLSWNGFQDINFISTLTNLEHLDLSWNQFEYLPESIGNLKRLHTLNLQNCRTLKSLPQSIGCATGLKSVLLYGCSHKLMDQASSLLHYSLTLPIFKVRADDVSAHSNLHVLEGENAVGELHIVSLENVRLLEEARRLNLLTKQNLLSLKLVWTLDAHRHLDDEDLVGQLVPPMILKDLCLSGYSSPSFPSWLMGISHHLPNLTSIILIDLPTCSNLPPIGQLPYLESLRLSHLPKVSKIDGGICSGKGAFPRLAKFTVTLMDGLEEWNTTCPGEDGVEEFMFPMLDVLEVYDCPKLKLKPCPPKCREFIISGSDQVLSSLEEFQAVSPFPGPPEVGLHLLFKSNELAGGHTATLLPSVTRAEKLSQHISTARMAERHLLS; via the exons ATGCTGCAAACTTTGTGGTCAACTAAACTACTGAACCCTGCTGCACCTTGGCTTTGTTCACGCGCTCCATTCTCACAAAGACACCATTCGCGCAAGTCTCAGAGCTCTGCAGCCATGGCGGAGATCTTAGCTGGATTGCTCACTTCCGCCGTTGTCAGCATCGTGAAAGATAAGCTGGCTGCCGCCATCGCGGAGCAGGCCAATTTGCTTTGGAACTTCGGCGACGGCCTGGAGGACATGAACTCGGTGCTGGAGGCCATCTCAGCGGCGCTCCAGGATGCTGAGAGGCGGTCGGCCAAGGAGAAGTTGGTGCAGCTGTGGCTCAAGCGGCTCAAGCATGCTGCCTTAGACATTGCCGACATGCTCGAAGACTACCAAGACAGTAGCAACCGGTTAACTGCAAAG AAGCTAGGAGTGCTTTCATGTCTACCAGTTGCACACAAGAAGATTGTcgtggctactagaatgaagagcatgagagAAAAACTGAGGAAAATCAACAAGGACTTTCGGGATTTTAAATTCTCAGAGGGTGGCATTTGCACATCTATTGAGCAACATGATGACGATCGTGAAACATCATCACGTTTGCCTGAAGAACCAATAATTGGAAGGAATAGAGAAAAGCAGGAAATCATAAACCTCTTATCCGCAGGTACCAACAATGATGAGACTGGGATTGTTTCTATCCATGGCCTTGGAGGTATGGGCAAGAGTACTTTGGCACAACTAATTTACAATGATGCACAATTCAAGAAGTATGACCATCGTATATGGGTTTATGTGTCCCGGGATTTCAGTCTAAAGAAAATAGGAAGCTCTATAATTTCTCTAATACCAATAGAAGGAGGCCAGCAGAATAGGGATACACTGGAAGCCATAAATCTGTGCCTAGATAACCTACTCCGTGGCAAGAAGGTTCTTATTGTTTTAGATGACTTATGGGAGGAAAAGGACACTGAGTTGGGGAAACTAAGGAGTATGCTTCAGGTGGGCAAGAAGGGCACTACCATCGATGTCATAGTAACCACACGCAAGGAAGACATTGCAAGGAAAGTTTCCACATGTACACCATACAAGCTGCAGCCTTTGAACGATTATACATGCTGGGAAATAATTAAGAGATATAGCAGGTTTGAAGATCAACATTACCAAGAAAGATTAGAGAAGATAGGCTTGGACATTGCAAAGAAATGTGGAGGTGTGGCATTAGCAGCTCAAGCACTTGGATACATGCTACAGTCCAAAGACCTGTCCGGATGGACTGAAATAAACGACAGTGATACCTGGAATGAATCTTTTGAAGATAATGGTGTTGTGCTACCGTCCTTGAAGTTAAGTTACGAAAGGATGCAACCACAGCTAAGGATATGCTTTTCTTATTGTGCCATATTCCCAAAAGGCCATAATATTGCTGAAGATGATTTGATTCACCAATGGATTGCTCTTGGCTTTATCAAGCCATCGAAGGGGAAGGAATACACCAGGCAACTTTTGGGCATGTCCTTCCTTCAAGTTTCAAAGTTGCCCAAG ACTTCGGGAGATCGTATCGAGCGGTACACTATGCACGACCTGGTGCATGATCTAGCAACATTGATCATGGGTGATGAGTTAATTGTTTCTAATGTTGCATCGAAGAATAATAAAGCACATAGCCAGAAATATTGTCGCTATGCATCGGTTACCAAATATGACCACACAACAAGGTTATCCAATGTTTTACCCTCAAAGGTGAGGGCACTTCATTTCTCAGACAGTGGCAAGCTTGATCTCTCTTGTGGGGCATTTTGGTTTGCAAAGTGCTTGCGTATTTTGGATTTTAGTGGATGCTCTGGTATACTGTTGCCAGCCTCTATTGGACAACTGAAGCAGCTGACGTACCTTAGTGCTCCACGAATGCAAAATGAAGTTCTCCCAGAGTTTATGACTGAGCTATCAAAACTGCAGTACCTGAACTTGAATGGATCTTCTCACATTTCTGCACTACCAGAATCAATGGGCAAGCTCTGGTGTCTGAAATATCTGGGTTTGTCAGGTTGTTCTGGCATATCAAAACTGCCAGGATCATTTGGTGATTTAAAATGTATGATGCATCTTGACATGTCAGGTTGTTCTAGGATAAGAGAACTGCCAAATTCACTTGGTAATCTCACAAATTTGCATCATCTTGATTTATCTAAATGTTCCGCTGTCAAGGAAATACCTGAATCTTTGTGTGGCCTCACTGATCTCCAGTATTTGAACTTATCATTTTGCCGTTATATCACACGGCTACCAGAAGCTACAGGCAGCCTGGTCAATCTACAGTATTTAAACATGTCATATTGTGGTGTCAGGGGATTTCCAGAGTCATTTAAGAGGCTCTGTAATTTATTGCATCTAGATTTGATTCAATGCTATATTGAGAAAGGCTTAGTGGCAGCTCTGCATGGCCTCACCGCATTACAATATCTGGATGTGTCACACGTGAGATGCACGAAGAATTTGGAGAAGAAAGATCTACCTGTAACTATGAGAAATCTCACCAATCTTAAGGTTTTGAAATTGGAATCATTCCTATCGTGGAACGGATTTCAGGATATCAATTTTATTAGTACACTTACCAATCTGGAGCATCTGGACCTATCGTGGAACCAATTTGAGTATCTACCAGAAAGTATTGGTAATCTCAAAAGGTTGCATACACTAAATCTCCAGAATTGCAGGACGCTAAAGTCCCTCCCACAGAGTATTGGTTGTGCAACTGGGCTAAAGTCTGTACTGTTGTACGGCTGCTCACACAAATTGATGGATCAGGCCAGTTCTCTATTGCACTATTCACTAACATTACCAATCTTTAAGGTTCGTGCTGATGACGTCAGTGCTCATAGCAATCTGCATGTGCTCGAGGGTGAAAATGCCGTCGGTGAGTTACATATAGTTTCCCTTGAAAACGTACGACTTCTAGAGGAAGCACGGAGACTTAACCTATTGACCAAACAGAATCTTTTGAGCTTGAAACTGGTATGGACCTTGGATGCTCATCGACATTTGGATGACGAGGATTTGGTGGGCCAACTAGTGCCACCAATGATCCTGAAGGACTTGTGTCTAAGCGGTTATAGCAGTCCGAGCTTTCCTAGCTGGCTCATGGGCATTTCTCATCATCTCCCGAATCTTACTTCTATTATATTGATTGATCTGCCTACATGTAGCAACCTACCACCAATTGGACAGTTGCCGTACCTAGAGAGCCTGCGTCTCTCGCATTTACCCAAGGTTTCAAAAATTGACGGGGGTATCTGCAGTGGCAAAGGAGCATTCCCCCGATTGGCAAAGTTCACAGTGACTCTTATGGATGGTTTGGAGGAGTGGAATACAACATGCCCTGGCGAAGATGGTGTGGAGGAGTTCATGTTCCCTATGCTAGATGTACTCGAGGTATATGATTGTCCAAAGTTGAAGTTGAAACCATGCCCACCCAAATGTCGTGAGTTTATAATATCAGGAAGCGACCAAGTTTTATCTTCACTGGAGGAG TTTCAGGCTGTTTCACCATTTCCCGGCCCTCCAGAAGTTGGACTTCACCTTCTGTTCAAATCTAACGAGCTTGCCGGAGGGCATACAGCAACTCTCCTCCCTTCAGTCACTCGAGCTGAGAAATTGTCACAGCATATCAGCACTGCCAGAATGGCTGAGCGACACCTCCTCTCTTGA